A genomic segment from bacterium encodes:
- a CDS encoding nitrilase-related carbon-nitrogen hydrolase, giving the protein MRPRHRAFALYSVLSGVLIGLALPPSLFRGLSFIAIAPFIALLWSNVGARRLMAHGTIAGTTAAMFYFSWIFETLPLTWLGVHTTPVLVGIFVFTVLSLGLFWGIFFGLFLVAVKKIVGAHTSLCPLAALLLWPVFEYIRTFAYSFHPYTIGEGTIVGDHTGFMLLGDTLAEIPAVRMFAPFLGDYGLSMIVLLPNIAFALFMVGSMKNLARRQALVGASFFAIFVMLWSVGALHLSRATHSPDRVPIRIAIVQTAFGVVDNTREGFAETASIRAERARRGVVLQSLFTQALARAPDMVVMPEGIGTVFEMSDTAPYPDLTEIRMRLGEERDILVLDTGLPPKKWNRNINPATLLDNTTGVIGTHEKRFLMPWGEYTPYVLEWVTRVFDLQWRDLLFRYRPGSKIDVFETRLGAIAVLICSELVSPKMGREVARRGADISIIASSEAILHSSERLQAQNLAIARIRAASFRKPLVYVSNGGRSFALDERGEILWQSASIGEVVAVVEVTPNNEKTIAAYLLP; this is encoded by the coding sequence ATGCGACCTCGACATCGTGCGTTCGCGCTGTACTCAGTATTATCAGGTGTACTCATCGGGCTTGCTCTGCCCCCGTCTCTATTCAGGGGTCTTTCGTTCATTGCCATCGCACCGTTTATCGCGCTCCTCTGGTCGAACGTGGGCGCACGGCGCCTCATGGCACATGGGACCATCGCCGGAACGACAGCCGCCATGTTCTATTTCTCGTGGATATTCGAGACACTTCCTCTCACCTGGCTCGGTGTGCACACAACACCCGTACTTGTAGGCATCTTCGTTTTCACGGTGTTGAGTCTGGGGCTTTTTTGGGGGATTTTTTTCGGACTCTTCCTGGTTGCAGTAAAAAAAATTGTTGGTGCGCATACCTCACTATGTCCTCTCGCCGCGCTCTTGCTGTGGCCCGTCTTTGAATACATCAGGACATTCGCCTATTCTTTCCACCCCTATACTATAGGCGAAGGCACCATTGTCGGCGACCATACCGGCTTTATGCTCCTCGGAGATACGCTTGCAGAGATTCCCGCGGTCCGTATGTTTGCACCATTTCTTGGTGATTATGGCCTGAGCATGATCGTTCTCTTGCCGAATATTGCGTTTGCCCTTTTTATGGTAGGGAGCATGAAAAATCTCGCACGACGACAAGCGCTCGTCGGCGCTTCTTTTTTTGCCATTTTCGTGATGCTTTGGAGCGTCGGCGCCCTTCATCTTTCCCGTGCGACACACTCACCAGATCGCGTTCCAATTAGGATAGCAATCGTTCAAACTGCGTTTGGAGTTGTGGATAACACGCGAGAAGGATTCGCAGAGACTGCAAGCATCCGGGCAGAGAGGGCTCGACGTGGCGTGGTTCTGCAATCACTTTTTACACAAGCGCTTGCGAGGGCGCCAGACATGGTCGTTATGCCGGAAGGCATCGGGACCGTGTTTGAAATGTCTGATACTGCGCCGTACCCTGATTTGACAGAGATTCGTATGAGGTTGGGAGAGGAGCGCGATATTTTGGTCCTTGACACGGGTCTGCCGCCAAAAAAATGGAACAGAAATATTAATCCCGCAACGCTGCTTGACAATACGACTGGCGTCATTGGCACGCATGAAAAGCGATTCCTGATGCCGTGGGGGGAGTACACGCCGTATGTCCTGGAGTGGGTTACTCGAGTGTTCGATTTGCAATGGCGCGATCTCCTTTTTCGCTATCGGCCTGGATCGAAAATTGACGTATTCGAGACCCGGCTAGGCGCCATTGCTGTTTTGATTTGTTCGGAACTCGTGTCGCCAAAAATGGGGCGTGAAGTCGCCAGGCGCGGTGCGGACATCAGTATCATTGCGTCGTCCGAGGCGATACTACACAGCTCGGAGCGCCTGCAGGCGCAGAACCTCGCCATTGCGCGGATACGTGCCGCCTCATTTCGGAAGCCGCTCGTATATGTCTCAAACGGCGGTCGTTCGTTTGCGCTCGATGAGCGCGGCGAGATTCTTTGGCAGAGCGCAAGCATCGGGGAGGTGGTGGCGGTGGTAGAGGTAACGCCGAACAACGAGAAAACAATTGCGGCGTATTTGTTGCCGTAA